The Anabrus simplex isolate iqAnaSimp1 chromosome 1, ASM4041472v1, whole genome shotgun sequence genome window below encodes:
- the LOC136861475 gene encoding zinc finger protein basonuclin-2, with protein sequence MACRCESAPARRSMGEGEEQFQQPPQRERATDQALDKLGFRHLFGQSPVEPVQPNVAFDIASLVLYGCQALPIRLKILLDRLFSVLQREEVLQVLHGFGWTHEDYARGYILQEPHGGVLDRWNICSPEEEPLVLQQFLRFGETRAITQQLLLAQQELSAPSSTTTASSSSLQQLRIDSDIKKFIERTANRGPTAAKPQSQQQQQLHSQQQQQQQQQQQQQQQQQQQQQQQQQQQHHHQQHQSQREQQRELQREQREQREHRESEQQQQQQASTLGSDPKQISLPGQYSQHRSHSRQPRSSPPSSHHPHSHPHSHPHPPPHPHPHPSPMHLGLHHLTQQQNQQQQQQQQQQPPSHTSLPPTRPPPPPPMSPLQKHMPLNFLKLPNSTNGPCTTSSPPSSISSSPLSVSPLNRLQSMQPFDFRKMGPGFPGGLMPSTRGNSGSPELQHPQSRRRISEASDTSPPGLMNLSLTSPTSICLPPPPPPPPVSTTSVTSFNHTGMVHGPLSAASLMASSLPGLISSVTAPRSKSPSAMCADFKSGGGSSEFGSDDDDDDEENSHSALNLSRDGAYINKVGRPRIGHLRKATMPMKRQWGSGVDMPLNLGTQLINPTTGKKRVQCNVCLKTFCDKGALKIHFSAVHLREMHKCTVEGCNMMFSSRRSRNRHSANPNPKLHSPHLRRKISPHDGRSSQAHPLLIPPPGALALNPLSFSPFPLLTPPPDLRHQSLKQSLDLSMHRYDEGPRAESNNTTTSSDDTAMALNMNHHLDDDNDDVYDDDEDGIVVDGGADDGDGDPPDEQGSNEITEKDDHSGSVVKRVKLSESDMDEEMISNMDSNEDSLSVVDTHSLKEENGVECTTFASRSVRKRKNQNPTRCAIPVLMGPNDMSDEDSSNDVVFAAPTPEENVRDIPSNERDSKNELGNVTQPSLKEEMSGNQNVEVKMELDDEVQGKGCVHDGNPEQNGDEVGSESTKKDAVDTELSNTNVREDVMKPEDAKIETSLAPLIPADKVKKEKEHIDRGDHEEEMEEEEPKARAPSSAGSHNSEESLDSSNALRQLESLSHGHFGDLLMSRGGQTSSPMLNTHPFPSLGFMVGTGPPSPARSQGSSGTSNGPDSPSEDNSQGMFFHDSSGFIGNIDVPIDKDNPRRCTACGKIFQNHFGVKTHFQNVHLKLMHKCTVEGCNAAFPSKRSRDRHSANLNLHRKLLSTSSSDKAGAGLFMDKSPFASLAGNPTLHSEFLARLYAESQSLPLNLEAFKNIPHSHPHLGPPPPPGSLAEQMLLNGDRLPPPHPSLLLPPLGGLGGFPGLNNFTSHISSVNGNPISDRKERSSGSNSPKSPSYSPVGDSPVTFSLEEDMPTPDPDGQLHCTFCRKSLADGPALKDHYEQLHSADLFRCSVPGCSKAFSSREKRQVHSENESLHTPALRPSDNSCS encoded by the coding sequence GAGCCGCATGGAGGGGTACTAGACCGGTGGAATATCTGTAGTCCAGAGGAGGAGCCGCTCGTCTTACAGCAGTTCCTACGCTTTGGTGAGACGCGCGCCATCACTCAGCAGCTTTTACTGGCTCAGCAGGAGTTGAGTGCACCGTCCTCCACCACTACAGCGTCCTCGTCAAGCCTACAGCAACTTCGAATCGATTCCGATATTAAAAAGTTTATCGAGCGAACTGCGAACCGTGGACCTACCGCTGCTAAACCACAGTCgcaacagcagcagcagctacattcacagcaacaacagcagcagcagcagcagcagcagcaacagcagcaacagcagcaacagcaacagcagcaacagcaacagcagcatcaccatcaacaacatcaGTCTCAGCGAGAACAACAAAGAGAGTTGCAGAGAGAGCAAAGAGAACAGAGGGAACATCGAGAaagtgaacaacaacaacaacaacaggcgaGCACTCTTGGCAGTGACCCTAAACAAATAAGCCTTCCTGGGCAATATTCACAGCACCGAAGCCACAGTAGGCAGCCACGCTCTTCTCCACCTTCTTCTCATCACCCTCATTCTCACCCTCACTCTCACCCTCACCCTCCACCTCATCCTCATCCACACCCTTCACCGATGCACCTAGGTTTGCACCATCTCACGCAACAACAAaatcagcagcaacagcagcagcagcaacaacaacctCCTTCACATACATCCCTCCCTCCAACGCGTCCACCTCCGCCACCACCTATGTCTCCTCTCCAGAAACACATGCCCCTTAATTTTCTCAAACTGCCTAATTCAACGAATGGTCCTTGCACAACTTCCTCCCCACCCAGTAGCATCAGCAGTAGTCCACTGAGTGTTTCTCCTCTCAACAGGCTGCAGAGCATGCAACCTTTTGATTTCCGGAAAATGGGTCCGGGATTTCCAGGAGGATTGATGCCAAGCACAAGAGGAAACAGTGGTAGTCCAGAACTGCAACATCCACAGAGCCGAAGAAGAATATCCGAGGCATCTGATACCAGCCCTCCCGGGCTCATGAATCTTAGCCTGACGAGCCCCACGTCCATTTGTCTAccccctcctccaccaccaccaccagtgtcAACAACCAGTGTTACGAGTTTTAACCACACCGGTATGGTGCACGGACCTCTTTCAGCTGCATCTCTGATGGCTTCGTCTTTACCTGGACTGATCTCAAGTGTAACGGCGCCCAGAAGCAAATCGCCATCAGCAATGTGTGCTGACTTTAAAAGTGGAGGTGGCAGCAGTGAGTTTGGAtcggatgatgatgacgatgatgaggaGAATTCGCATAGTGCTCTTAATCTGAGTCGTGATGGAGCGTACATAAACAAAGTTGGTCGGCCGAGGATTGGGCATTTACGGAAGGCAACAATGCCAATGAAGCGGCAGTGGGGATCTGGAGTAGATATGCCGCTGAACTTGGGTACTCAGCTTATTAATCCTACCACGGGAAAGAAGCGAGTGCAATGTAACGTTTGTCTTAAGACATTCTGTGATAAAGGAGCGCTCAAAATTCACTTTTCTGCAGTGCACCTGCGGGAGATGCACAAATGTACGGTAGAGGGTTGCAACATGATGTTCAGTTCACGCAGATCTCGTAACAGACACAGTGCAAACCCTAACCCCAAATTACACTCCCCTCACTTACGTCGCAAGATCTCTCCACACGATGGTCGCAGTTCTCAAGCGCACCCGCTATTAATACCACCTCCTGGCGCACTGGCGCTCAACCCTCTTTCCTTTAGTCCATTCCCACTACTTACACCCCCACCAGACCTGAGACATCAGTCTTTAAAACAGAGTCTAGACTTGAGTATGCATCGCTACGATGAAGGGCCGCGGGCGGAGAGCAACAATACCACAACATCTTCAGACGACACTGCTATGGCTCTGAATATGAACCACCATCTCGACGACGATAACGACGACGTTTATGACGATGATGAAGATGGCATCGTTGTAGACGGAGGGGCTGATGACGGTGACGGGGACCCACCAGACGAGCAGGGATCTAATGAAATTACTGAAAAGGATGATCATTCGGGTTCAGTGGTTAAGAGAGTCAAACTCTCGGAGTCTGATATGGACGAGGAGATGATCAGTAATATGGACAGCAATGAGGACTCTCTCAGCGTTGTAGATACTCATAGCCTTAAAGAAGAGAATGGAGTGGAATGTACAACGTTTGCGTCAAGGAGTGTTCGGAAAAGGAAGAATCAAAATCCTACTCGTTGTGCAATTCCAGTCCTAATGGGTCCTAACGATATGTCAGACGAAGATTCCTCGAATGATGTTGTCTTTGCTGCTCCAACGCCTGAAGAAAATGTTCGAGACATCCCATCTAATGAACGGGATTCAAAAAACGAGTTAGGTAACGTGACACAGCCATCACTTAAGGAGGAAATGTCGGGAAACCAAAATGTAGAGGTGAAGATGGAACTTGATGACGAAGTACAAGGTAAGGGCTGTGTTCACGATGGAAACCCAGAACAGAATGGAGACGAGGTGGGGAGTGAATCGACTAAGAAGGACGCAGTTGATACAGAACTAAGTAATACAAACGTGAGGGAGGACGTTATGAAGCCTGAAGATGCGAAAATTGAAACAAGTCTGGCACCTCTCATACCAGCTGATAaggtgaagaaagagaaagaacatATAGACAGAGGTGATCACGAGGAAGAGATGGAAGAGGAGGAGCCTAAGGCTAGAGCCCCTAGTTCTGCAGGCAGCCACAACAGTGAAGAATCCCTGGATTCCTCTAACGCACTCCGGCAGCTGGAAAGTTTGTCTCATGGTCATTTTGGAGATTTATTGATGTCTCGTGGGGGACAAACTTCGTCACCTATGTTAAACACTCATCCATTTCCATCTCTGGGATTCATGGTGGGGACAGGACCACCCAGCCCTGCTCGATCTCAGGGCTCATCCGGCACATCGAACGGACCCGATTCCCCTTCAGAAGATAATAGTCAGGGAATGTTCTTTCATGATTCATCAGGTTTCATCGGTAATATCGATGTCCCAATCGATAAGGACAATCCGAGACGTTGTACAGCCTGTGGCAAAATCTTCCAAAACCATTTTGGCGTGAAAACACATTTCCAGAATGTTCATTTGAAGCTCATGCACAAATGTACCGTTGAAGGTTGTAATGCAGCTTTCCCATCAAAGCGAAGTCGTGATCGACACAGTGCTAACTTAAACCTTCATCGCAAGTTATTATCAACGTCGTCATCAGATAAGGCAGGTGCAGGACTCTTTATGGATAAATCACCATTTGCTTCCCTTGCAGGTAATCCAACCTTACATAGCGAATTCCTTGCCCGTCTTTATGCGGAATCACAGTCCCTTCCGTTAAATCTAGAAGCCTTTAAGAATATCCCCCACTCTCATCCTCATTTAGGACCACCACCTCCACCCGGCAGCCTGGCAGAGCAAATGCTTCTCAACGGTGATCGTCTGCCACCTCCACACCCGTCTCTGTTACTGCCTCCCCTCGGAGGCCTTGGGGGCTTTCCAGGACTAAATAACTTCACCAGTCATATATCAAGTGTAAATGGAAACCCTATCAGTGACCGCAAGGAACGTTCATCGGGCTCGAATTCGCCCAAGTCACCGTCGTACTCACCTGTTGGTGATTCTCCTGTGACTTTTAGTCTTGAGGAAGACATGCCGACACCGGATCCCGATGGTCAGCTTCACTGCACGTTTTGTCGGAAGAGTTTAGCGGATGGACCCGCTCTCAAGGACCACTATGAGCAGCTACACTCAGCGGATCTCTTTCGTTGTTCGGTTCCCGGTTGTTCCAAGGCGTTCAGCTCGCGGGAAAAGCGGCAAGTGCACAGTGAAAATGAGTCGTTGCATACCCCTGCTCTCCGGCCCTCAGATAACTCCTGCTCGTGA